TTGCGTGGTGTTTAGCGAAAAGGATAAAAACGTAAAATTCATCTTTTCCGGCACGGATTCCAAGGATTTCAGAGAGAAGCCGTTATTAAAAATCGCAGAATATACGTATTCGGTGAATTTGGGAGGTCGTGAATTCTTCCTGAAAAGATACGTCCATCGGGATAGATTCGATAAGTACGATAAGGGAAGGCCCCAGCTGTTCATAACATCCGATTTGAACGGAATCGATTCGGATGAAGAAGTCATGGAGGCTCTCAACGACGATAAAAGAAAGAAAATCGATACCGATGGATTCCCGTTTGAGACACCGGATATAAGTCGTTGTGCCTGGGAGCTTTATAAAAGGCAGCAATTCCGAGAAGAGTCCAGTCGCTGTTGTCGTTAGCCCTCCGGACCGGAATTCCGAAAGCGATTTAGATTCGGTGGGGGGTTCTTCTCCCAGGTTCCGGTCTTCCGGTTCGTCTTTCTCCGACTTCTTTTCCCTTTGGAGGGAATTATAAGGGAAATCTAGGTCTTCTCCGCCGCCTTACCCCAAAAAGATCGTTTTCAAAGTAAGCACTCGCAAATTTACTGGTCTAAGAATCGGACACGCCGCACAAAAATCCAGCCAAACCGTGCAACAGGGTGGGGCATTCCCCTCTCGTGGACCTAGCTCGCCGTGTCCCGACTCAAACCAACCCTAAAGAGGAACCTTAGCGGATGTTAAAACTCGACGAACAGTTGCGGATCCAAAAGTACTTGGAGGAGAACGGTCTCTATGAGAAGTCCTTCGAGCGCGATAACTGCGGTGTAGGCTTCGTCGCTTCTTTCAAGGGCGAGTCCAGCCATCGTATCGTATCCAAGGGTCTGAAAGCGGTCGCAAGCCTGACCCACCGTGGGGCAGTCGACGCAGATATGCAAACCGGCGACGGAGCCGGGATCATGATCCGTATCCCCAAGAGACTGTTTGCGAAGTACATCGAAGAAATGGGGCACAGACGCCCCGAAGAGGATTCCATCGGAGTAGGGATGGTCTTCCTACCTAGAGAGGACATAGACAAACAGGACGTTTGTCGCAGCCTCATCGAATCCGCACTCATGCAATTCAACTTCAAGCTTTACGCTTGGAGATACGTTCCCGTAAATCCTGAGGTTCTCGGACCTAAGGCGAACTCTTCCCGTCCTCAGATCGAACAGGTGTTGATCGGAAAGCCGGAGGGAATGTCCAACGACGAATTCGAAACCAAATTATTCCTCATCCAAAAGAAAGTCATGAGAGACGCTCTCAAACTTTCTATGAGCGAGGACTTCTATATTTGTTCCTTCTCCTCCGAAAGAATCGTCTTCAAAGGACTATTTAACGGAAATCAGGTCTCTCAATTTTACGAGGATCTGAAAAGCGAGGAGATGGTTTCTCCCTATTGTATCTTCCATCAGAGATATTCCACGAACACATTCCCTAGCTGGGCGTTGGCACAGCCTTTCCGTATCCTTGCGCATAACGGAGAGATCAATACGATCGTAGGGAACAGAATTTGGATGCTCGCGAGAGAAGAGGAACTCGCCTGCGAAAAATGGGGAGAATTCCAAAAAGAAATCCACCCGATTATTCGCCCTCATCTTTCCGACTCCGCAAGTTTGGACAACGCTATGGAGGCGCTGGTACGTTCCGGAAAGGACGTGCTACACGCTAAGGCGATGCTCATTCCGAACGCTTGGAGTAAGAACGTCCAGATGTCGGAAGCTCTTAAGTCTTTTTATGAGTACAATAACACTCTGACCGAGCCATGGGACGGTCCTGCAGCTCTTGCATTCGCGGAAGGCGATTGGGTCGGCGGTAGTTTGGACAGAAACGGACTTCGTCCGGCTCGCTATGTGACCACCGAAGACGGACTCGTGATTATGGGATCAGAGACCGGACTCGTGCATGTGGACGAGGAAGTAATCACTAAGAAAGGACGTCTCGGTCCGGGCGATATGCTCGCGATCAACCTGAAAGAAGGAAAAGTATATTTCAACGAGGATATCAACGGTCTCTTCGAGAAAAAATACGATTATAGAGAATGGTCCAAAGAGAATGTGGAATATCTGGACCAAACCATCGACGAGTCTATCGTGAATACTGTCACGTATTCGGGAGACGAGCTGAGAAGAAGGCAGATTCTATTCGCATATTCTCCTTACAAACAAAAGGCGGTCATCAAGCCTCAGGCTCTTGCCGGTAAGGAAGCGATCGGTTCCATGGGGGACGATACTCCTCTCTCCATCCTGATGCTTTCTAGGATCGGATTATACACTTATTTCCGTCAGAGATTCGCGCAAGTAACCAACCCTCCTATCGACTATTTGAGAGAGAAGGGGGTTACATCGCTTTATACCCGTTTGGTTAAAAAGACCAATCTATTCGCGGACGAGAAGCCACAGAACTGTCTAGTTCTATCCCATCCTTACCTGACCAATTTGGGACTACAAAGGATCCGGGAAAAGGACGGAAAACAGTACAAGATCCTGACTTTGGACGCCACTTTCGAGGCTCACCACGAGGAAGGCGCAGCCAGAAATTATCTGGAACGCGCGTTGGATCAACTTCTCGCGGATGCGATCAAAGCTGCAGAGTCCGGAGTGAATATTCTTATCCTCTCCGACAAGAAACTGAATAAGGAAAGAGCTCCGATTCCTATGGAATTGGCTGTGGCTGCGGTTCATAACCATTTGATCCGCAATAAAAAACGTGCGGCCACTAGTATCCTGGTCGAGACCGGATCCGCATTCGAAATTCATAATGTGGCCGTGTTACTCGGTTACGGAGCTTCCGGAGTCAACAGTTATCTGATCTGGGACACTCTTCACGATCTTTGGCAGAAGGGAGACTTCGATTCGGAAGACGGAACTCGTCCTTCGTTCGCAACTCTTTCCACCAATTACCGCGCGGGAGTGGACGACGGACTTCTGAAGATCATGTCCAAGATGGGAATTTCCATCATGTCTTCCTACGTGGGCGGACAGGTATTCGAGGCAATCGGACTCTCTAGAACTCTGATCTCCAAATACTTCCCGGGAACATATTCCAGGATTTCGGGGATCGGTATCGGCGGTATCGAGCAGAATATTCTTCGAAACCACGACTCCGCATTCAATAAGGAGATCAATCCTGAGGATTTCGTCTCCGAGAAGGACGACCAACCTCATAGATGGTCTCCGAAAGTCGTGAAATTCATCCGTAAAGCCGCGGTGGATAACGACTACGAAGCATTCTTAGAAGCTTCCAAATTGATGGAAGAAAGCGATCCGATCAATATCCGAGATCTTTTCGATTTCGTAGAACGTTCTCCGGTTCCTATCGAAGAAGTGGAAACCGTTTCCGAAATCCAGAAACGTTTCCTCACCCCCGGTATGAGCCATGGAGCTCTTTCCATCGAGGCGCATACGGATCTTGCCATCGCGATGAACCGCTTAGGATCCAAGTCCTCCTCCGGAGAAGGTGGGGAGAATCCATCTCGCTACGTAGTGGACGAGAAAGGAGATCTTGCGAATTCCTCCATCAAGCAGGTGGCGTCCGGAAGATTCGGCGTGACTTCCGAATATCTGAACTCCGCGAAAGAATTGGAGATCAAGATCGCGCAAGGTGCGAAACCGGGAGAAGGCGGACAGCTTCCGGGTAAGAAGAATAACGAGGAGATCTCGACGAATCGCCATACCCCTCAGGGAATCGATTTGATTTCTCCACCTCCTCACCACGATATTTATTCGATCGAGGACCTGTCACAGTTGATCTATGACTTGAAGCAAGTGAACCACACCGCTCAGGTCTCCGTAAAACTGGTCTCCGAGGCGGGAGTGGGAACCATCGCCGCAGGTGTCGCGAAAGCGAATGCGGACGTGATTCTGATTTCCGGGCACGTGGGTGGAACGGGAGCGGCGTCTCTTACTTCCATCAAGCACGCAGGATCTCCTTGGGAACTTGGACTCTCCGAAACGCATCAAGTATTAGTAATGAACGGACTCCGCGACCGCGTGGTTCTTAGAACCGACGGAGGAATCGTTTCCGGTAGGGACGTAATCATCGCTGCCTGCTTAGGCGCCGAAGAATACGGAATCGGAACCGCTTCTCTCGTGGCATTAGGTTGTATCATGGCGAGAAAGTGCCATTTGAACAATTGTCCTACGGGAATCGCAACCCAGGATCCTAAGTTCCGAGCCAAATACAAAGGCTCTCCGGACCAGGTCGCTACACTAATGACTCTTCTTGCAATGGAAGTCAGGGAGTATCTGGCTAAGTTGGGATTCCGTTCCATGGACGAAATTATCGGAAGAACCGATCTTCTGAAACAGATCACTCGTTATGAGCAAGACCGTTTGGATTCCTTGGATTTGAACCCGATTCTGGTTCGTCTTCCTCTTCTCTACGATCCTAAAAAGAAGAAAGACAGATTCGTAAGAAGAGAATCCGTCGGAGAAGTTCTGGACGATCGTATCTTGAAAGATGCGGAGCCTGCATTGGAAGGAAAGACCTCCATGTCTCTTTCTTATTCCGTTAAGAATACGAACAGAACCGTGGGAGCGAAAGTCTCCGGTATCATCGCGCGTAAATACGGATCCAAAGGACTTCCGGGAAAACTGGAAATCATTTTGGAAGGAACCGCTGGACAGTCCTTAGGAGCTTGGCTTGTAAAAGGAGTGCAAATCACTCTGCACGGAGACGCGAACGACTACGTGGGCAAAGGACTCTGCGGAGGAACCATCGTGATCCGCAAACATCGCCGTTCTAAACTGAAAGCGTACGAAAACGTGATCATCGGAAACACCTGTCTCTACGGAGCTACTTCCGGAAAACTTTTCAGCTCTGGCAGAGCGGGAGAGAGATTCGGGGTCAGAAACTCCGGAGCAGACGCGGTAGTCGGAGGAGCGGGAGACCACTTCTTGGAATACATGACTAGCGGAACCATCGTATGTCTGGGCAGCGTAGGAAAGAATATGGGTGCCGGTATGACCGGAGGAAAGGCTTACTTCTTCCAAAAGGATTGGGAGCTGGAGCCTCTGATCAACAAGGAATACGTGAAAATCGTGGATCTTGAAAACGAAGATTACGATATCATAAAGTCTTTGATCAACGAGCACACGAAACTGACCGGGTCCGAATTGTCCGAAGAACTACTTAAGAATTGGGACGATTCCAAGAAGTATTTCGTGAAGGTGACTCCTAAATAAGCCGCTTTCGCGACTCTGCGTAACAGATCCAGGGGCAAGGGTTGGTATTCCGAGGATTCGGAGTGCAAAACACCTTGCCCTCTTTCTTTTTAGCCGGTATATTGGTCCTAACGCTTGTTCTCCGGTCTTTTCGAATCTAGATCGGAGGAACCATTTCGATTCGAAATGGGTCTCACTAAGCCTTCGCCTCTTCGGACGTGGGCGCCTCGAGGAAAGGAAGAACCTGTGTTACGAGTTCATATCGTTTTGGCATTTGTGGCGACCGCCTTATTATTCGCGGTGGCCGATAGACAGCAAAGGAGAGATAGGGAGGAAACCGATTTCTCCTCTTCTCCCTTCTTAAGCGTCATGGAAGGGGAAAAGGACGGGCGTGTACCTCCTCCTACTTTTAAATTCTCCTTCAACGATCTAAAAGTCAAAGCCAGAAATCTTTCCAAGCAGCGTTATTCTCCTCCCAAACTTTCCACGACGGATTTTCTGAAAGGCCTTCCCTGGAACCAGTACAAGAATATTTCCTTTCGAGCGGAGAAATCCATCTGGAAGAAGGAAGGAAATCCTTTCCAGCTACAGTTCCTACATCCCGGGCATCTCTACAATACCAACGTACGAGTGTATGAAGTCAGGGGGGATTACGCCAGGGAGATCGTTTACGATCCTAACGCATTCGATCTCTCCAAACTGAAGGGTGTGGGAGAGTTGCCTCCCGACCTGGGATATTCCGGTTTTAAGGTTCATTTTCCCATTAACACTCAGGAGCATACGGACGAATTCGCGGTGTTCCAGGGTGCGAGCTATTATAGGATCATTTCCAAGAAACAATGGTACGGTCTTTCCGCCAGGGGAATCGCGGTCAATACGGGCATGCCGTATCCCGAGGATTTTCCAGCATTTAGGGAATTCTATGTGGTAAAGCCGGATAAGACGGATTCTTCCATTACCGTTTATGCGTTGTTAGACGGTAGGACCGCTACCGGCGCTTACGAATTCCAGATCACTCCCGGGAAGGTTTCCGCGGTAAGAGTAAGCGCGGAAGTGACCCTGAGAACCAAGGTGGATCGCCTGGGACTCGCTCCTTTGACTAGCATGTACTGGTACAGCGAAACTCGAGGGATTCCGAAAGGCCAGGCATATCCGGAATCTCACGACTCCGACGGGCTTTTGATCCATACGGGAAAAGGGGAATGGGTATGGAGGCCCTTGGATAATCCTAAGAAAAGCACGGTATATTCTTTCCCGGACGAAAATCCAAAGGGCTTCGGGCTGATACAAAGGGATCGAGACTTTCATAATTACCAAGATATAGAAATGAAATACCAGCTTCGCCCGAGTGCCTGGGTGGAACCCGAAACGTCCTGGGGAAAAGGAAGCGTCCAATTATTGGAGAACCCGACAGTCCGAGACTCCGACGATAATATGGGAGCCTTCTGGGTTCCGGATCCATTACCCCAGCCCGGAACTCCATTCGAATTTTCTTATACGGTTCGTTGGCCGGACGCCGATCCCCTTCCTGATTCCATAGCGAAGGTGGTCGCAACTCGTATCGGGGACGCACAGGGAGATCCGGACCTAAAGATGTTCTACGTGGATTTTAAGAGTTCCTCCTTAAGCTCCTTGGATCCCTTCGCTTATATTCAGGCTAGGATAGAGACTGGAGAAAACGCGGAGCTTTCCGAATACTCCGTTCAGAAGATAGAGGAATCCGGGGTTTGGAGATTGACCTTCGGAGTGTATCTAAAAAATCGCTACCGCCCCTCGGAGCTTAGGGCGGCCCTGAACCGGAACCAAGAGATCATTTCCGAAACCTGGAATTTCACACTTGAGCCGAACTAAAAAGAAGATCGAGGAAAGTCCCGAATCCCCGTCTCCCAAAGGGGAGGATATCTCCAAAGAATGGGATCGGCTGGAAATCTATCTGCGAGGAATGGGCGTCTCCAGTAGTTTAGAAATTAATAATGTATTGTCCGGCGTTTTCGATAAGGCGGAAAAATCGGAAGAACCTTTATTCGAGGTTTTTAAACGTGAGGCCGGCGCGAAATTATCCAAGGATTGGGAGACGAATCTTCCTCCTATGGAGCCCGGTTCCATGGTTCCGCGTCCCATCGATTTCGGACCTCTCGCGGATTTGGCCTCTCCTTCCGCGGAGAAGCCGGAGCCTGTAGCTCTAATCCTCACGGCACTGTTCTGGGCTTCCGTATATATTTCTTTGGCGGTCTGGTATTTCTCGTGAGATCCGACGCATTTTCTCCTACCTTGCCCGGTTCCGAGGCGATACTGAAAGAAGCCTTCGATTCTCGCAAGTTCACTTACCGAAGACTCGGTTTCGTAGGTCTCTTGGGACTGATTTCCCTGTTCGGAATTTATTTAGAATATCGTTTTTTACTCATAAATGGGATCTCTCCCCTGGAGTGGGCGACTCTATTGCTATTCTCCCTACTATTTCCTTTATTGGCCTTCGGCGCCACGACGGCCATATTCGGAGTCGCGCAAAGAATAAGAGGAGGAGATCCCACGAGGATTTCCAGGTTGATAAGAGAGCAGGAGACGGAGCCGAAGAATCTTCCTCCTACTGCAGTCGTCGTTCCGATCCACTGCGAGGACGTAGCCCGCGTTTCCGCCGGCTTGGAAGCCATGATGAAATCGGCGGATTCCGTGGGACTAGGAAAGAATTTGGACTTCTTCCTTCTTTCGGATACAACCGATCCGGATATATGGGTGCAGGAGGAAAAAGCTTTTTCCAGACTATCCACAAAACCGGAAACCAAGGGAAGGGTATATTATAGAAAACGTAGGATCAATCTGAACAAGAAATCGGGCAATATCGCCGATTTCTGTAGGAGATGGGGAAGAAGATACAGATACATGATCGTTCTGGACGCCGACAGTCTTTTGACCGGAGAATGTATGCTGAATCTGATCAAACTTATGGAAGCGGTGCCTAACGCGGGGATCATACAAACCGTTCCCAGGCTCGTGAGAGGAAAGAGCCTATTCCAGAGATTGGCACAATTCGGAACCTGGATGGGAAATCCCATTTTCGGCGCGGGATCTTATTATTGGCAGGTATTCTCCGGACCTTTCTGGGGGCATAACGCGATCGTGAGATTGCAACCGTTTATGGAACATTGCGGTCTACCCGGTTTGCCGGGAGAAGGAGCCATAGGAGGAAAAATTCTTTCCCACGATACCATAGAGGCCGCCTTAATCCGTAAGGCGGGTTATACGGTATGGTTCGCCTACGATCTGGAAGGTTCCTACGAGGAATGTCCCCCCAATCTACTGGAAAGCCTGAAGAGGGACAATCGTTGGTGCCAGGGAAATCTACAGCATTTCTGGTTCTTATTCGTAGGAGGACTTAGGATCTCCAGCCGCATCCATATTCTTCTCGGAATATTATCCTACGCCAGTTCTCCTTTGTGGGCGCTGATGCTTCTTGCCACAAGTTTTACCGTGATGGCGGATACGGATTATTTCAGATTAGCATCCGTTCCGGAAGAATGGGCCAAGTTTCAGGAAGGTCTTTACCTTCCTATATTCTACGGCCTCCAAATCTACACCATTCTGATACTCTTTCTTCCCAGAATATTATCTTTTTTTGATGGTCTGTTGTTTAGGAGGAAGGAAAGCGGTATCGGGTTCTTTAGGTATACTCTATCCTTCCTGGCCGAATTCTTCCAGTCCGTAATTTTGGCTCCGGCGTATATGGTGCAGTACAGCCGGTTTCTATGGATGACATTCTGGAATCGTAAAATAGAATGGGGAGCGCAGAATCGTGACGCCGAGAGCGGAATCGATAGGATGAGTGCTGCGAGAGCGCTTTTGCCTCAGGCGTTTTACGGTACCGGTATCTCCGTTTGGTTATTCGTATATTATCCCGTTTTATTCTATTGGCTTCTTCCTATCACCTTGGGATGGTTGCTTTCCTATTTTTGGTCGATATGGACCGCTTCTTCGGAGCAAGGAAATATTTGGAAGAAGGCGGGGCTCCTTCTGGTTCCGGAAGAAACGATGCGTAATCCGATACTAACGGATACCGAGGTCCTGGAGAAAGAATACTCCGCGTTTTTGGGAGATATGGGAGAGGGGAAAGGAATTTTTCTATCCATCGCGGATCCTTTATTACACAGATTTCATACTTCTCGTTTGAGAGCTAGAAAGAAGGAATCCCAAGCCAGGATCAAGTATATGGACGGACTAATCGATTCTTGGAAAGAAAACGGTCCGCAGTCCTTGGATCGAAAGGAGTTGTTAAGACTTCTCTGGGATAAGAGAAGTCTGATCGATCTGCATAATTGGTTCTGGGAGGCGGATTTGGACGGCACCCATCCTTGGTGGAAGGATATGTTTCTGGAATACCAAACGAATATCCGAACGGAACAAATCAGCAGTTGGTTCACAAAAGGGTAAATTTCTATTTTGCCGAGATTTGCCGGTCTTATTTAGTTGCCTAAGTCAACTAAATAGTGTAATATTTTGGCATGTCCGAAAAATCCAAACAGGTCTACATAAACGGAATCCGCGAGTTCAACCGTTATTATACGAACGTTCTCGGTCTTTTGGATAAGAAGTTTCTCGATAGTGACTACTCTATTACGGAGGCCAGATTATTATTCGAGATAGGAAATTCTTCGGGAATCACTGCTAGCGATTTAGCGAAGTTATTGAATATAGATAAAGGGTATTTGAGTAGGATACTGCATCAGTTCGAGAAAAAAGGATTCATAGTTAGAAGCAAGAATTCCCAGGACACTCGGATTCTGAATTTAAAATTGAGTCCCAAAGGAAATCGCGTCTTTAAAGAATTGAATATCGCCTCCAATAAGAGAGTGGGCGGGCTTATAGAGAACTTCTCCCCGGAGGAAGGAACGGAGTTACTTTCGTCAATGTCGAGCATTCGAAGAACTTTGGAACGGAGAGAGAAGAAATTCCTCGTCCGAGAAAGAAAGCCGGGTGATCTAGGATTTATCGTGTATAGGCATGCGGTTCTTTATGAGAGAGAATACGGATTCAATTCTTCTTTTGAAGAATACGTAATACTCGGGATGGCGGATTATTTAAAAAGTGATTCCGGCCACGGTAAGGTCTGGGTGGCCGAGTCCGAAGGAAAGATAATCGGAGCCGTTGCGATCGTAGATTCGGGGGATAGGAATTCTCAGCTACGCTGGTTTTATACGGAACCGAGCCATAGAAATCTAGGAATCGGACGTAAATTATTGGATAAAGCGATCGAATACGGTCGTAAACGATTCTCAAAGATATCTCTCTGGACATTAAGCAATTTGCCCGCCGCTCGGAATTTATACAAACGGAGCGGCTTCGTGCTTGTTGAGTCCAAGCCGAATCGGCAATGGAAAGCAGGCTTAACGGAGGAGAGGTGGGAACTTATTTTTTAAGAGTTTCTAACGCACCGCTTCGTAAACTTCTTCTTTTCCTCCCTTGGAAAATACGAATTGCCATAGCTGGATTTTACGCGAACGAAAAGCACCTGCGCAACTGAGCAGATAGAATTTCCACATTCGATGGAATCTTTCTCCATATTTTTTCTGGATATTCTCCCAACCCGCCTCGAAATTCCTATACCAAGCCATTAAGGTCTTATCGTAATCGGGACCGAAATTATGTAAGTCCTCCAAAACGAAAAGACTCTCCGCGGACTTGGTGATCTGTGCTGCGGAAGGCAGATGAGAATTCGGAAATATGTATTTTTCGATCCAAGGGTCCGTAAAGGTACTGGATTCGTTCGAGCCTATCGTATGGATTAGGACCAGACCTTTTCCTTCGATACATCGATCGATGATGTTCATATAGGTTTTGTAATTCTTATACCCGACATGCTCCATTTGTCCGACCGAGACGACTGCGTCGAATCGTTCGTTCACGTCTCTGTAATCGGAAAAGCGATATTCTATATTCAAGCCCTTGGATTTTTCCCGAGCGAGTTCCAATTGTTCCTTAGATACGCTGATGCCGGTCACTTCCGCACCGTAATTTTTGACTGCGTATCTTGCTAAACCGCCCCAACCGCAACCTATGTCCAATATTCTCATGCCTGGCTGCAATTTCAGCTTTCTGCATATGAGATCCAATTTTTTTTCCTGAGCTGTATCCAGGTCTTCGGCTTCCTTCCAATAAGCACAGGAATAGATCATTTCTTTGTCCAACATGATTTCGAATAGATCGTTGCCTAAATCGTAATGCTTTTCTCCCACTACGAAGGCCCTTTTTTTGGATTGTCGATTTAGAATCAAAGCCTGCAGGTAAAGAGAAATATTGCCCCATACTCTCGCGGCGTTTTGTATACCGTTTCCGAGCAGTCTATACACTGTCTCGTCGAAATGTTCGCACTCGAACCATCCGTCCATATAGGCTTCGCCTAAACCTAAAGAGCCGTCGCTGAGAATCTTACCGTATAGTCTATCGTCTTTTACTTGGATATCCCAATCGGAGTTTCCTCCGAAGCTGACTCCAGCTTTCTCGAATAAGCTTTCCACCTTATCGCGAATCTTATCCCTCATACATTCCTCCCGAGATCCAACGATCGAACTCGAAGAAAATACAGGATTTTCAAGGATCTGGAAAGTAAAATCCGGATGTAGGAAGAAGAAAACGACGGTTAGGCGGAATCCTTTCGGTATCCGCAACGGCTTTAGGAGAAAATAGACTCCAGTCTTGTCAGGATATCCATAACCCCATCCCTAGATAAACGATCGTCCGTTTGGGGAAGTTTATCTAGAGCGGTTCTCGACGCTTTCTCCCATTTAAATGCGTATAACTCATCTTGGGAAAGATAACAAGATCTGAATTTACTCCTCAATTCTCCTACAAGATATTCGTATTCGGGGAAATTTCCTCTGTCTGTGTAAAGAATAGGAGTTCCAGCGTAATAGGCTTCGCTTAGGATCCCGTATCCCGGCTTTGTTAAGACATAATCACAGGCCCGGAGTAGGTCCGGATAATGGCAGTTGCCTACATTCAGGATTCCTAAAGAATATTCCGAAGGAACTTTCCATTCCAGACCTCCGACTACGATTCTCTTTCCTTGAGGATTCCAGGATTTCCAATCGAATCCGGAAGAATCGATACCGTAGGCCCCGAAGGAGAATAGATAGTATTCTACTCCGTCTTCCATTCCGAAATAACGGCGAGCCTCGTCTTTGGAAAGATTCGGTCTTCTTCCTATGAGACCGATATCCTTCGTATTCGGAATCGATGTGACCGGGCAGGAGAGAGGAAGAATGAAACCGAAATCGCAAAGAGAATATTCCTTTTTCATCTCCGTTTCGAAGGTTTGGAATATATCGTTTTCATAATGAGAATAGATAAAATCCCAAGTGAAGCTCCCCAAGAAGAAAGAAGGGATCTTGAATCGATCCGAAAGGACGAAGGGTAAGGACCCGGAATCGGAGAATAAAAGATTCGGTAGGTTCTTTCGGATTTCCTCTTTTTCCGTTTCCAAGAATCGATCCCTGTTGTTTCGAAAGGTCTTGATGGATAGAGCTGTGGCTTCCAAATCCATTCCCAGGGAATCCTTTTGCACGATTCCCACATCGGGA
This sequence is a window from Leptospira wolffii serovar Khorat str. Khorat-H2. Protein-coding genes within it:
- a CDS encoding glucan biosynthesis protein; translated protein: MLRVHIVLAFVATALLFAVADRQQRRDREETDFSSSPFLSVMEGEKDGRVPPPTFKFSFNDLKVKARNLSKQRYSPPKLSTTDFLKGLPWNQYKNISFRAEKSIWKKEGNPFQLQFLHPGHLYNTNVRVYEVRGDYAREIVYDPNAFDLSKLKGVGELPPDLGYSGFKVHFPINTQEHTDEFAVFQGASYYRIISKKQWYGLSARGIAVNTGMPYPEDFPAFREFYVVKPDKTDSSITVYALLDGRTATGAYEFQITPGKVSAVRVSAEVTLRTKVDRLGLAPLTSMYWYSETRGIPKGQAYPESHDSDGLLIHTGKGEWVWRPLDNPKKSTVYSFPDENPKGFGLIQRDRDFHNYQDIEMKYQLRPSAWVEPETSWGKGSVQLLENPTVRDSDDNMGAFWVPDPLPQPGTPFEFSYTVRWPDADPLPDSIAKVVATRIGDAQGDPDLKMFYVDFKSSSLSSLDPFAYIQARIETGENAELSEYSVQKIEESGVWRLTFGVYLKNRYRPSELRAALNRNQEIISETWNFTLEPN
- the mdoH gene encoding glucans biosynthesis glucosyltransferase MdoH, coding for MRSDAFSPTLPGSEAILKEAFDSRKFTYRRLGFVGLLGLISLFGIYLEYRFLLINGISPLEWATLLLFSLLFPLLAFGATTAIFGVAQRIRGGDPTRISRLIREQETEPKNLPPTAVVVPIHCEDVARVSAGLEAMMKSADSVGLGKNLDFFLLSDTTDPDIWVQEEKAFSRLSTKPETKGRVYYRKRRINLNKKSGNIADFCRRWGRRYRYMIVLDADSLLTGECMLNLIKLMEAVPNAGIIQTVPRLVRGKSLFQRLAQFGTWMGNPIFGAGSYYWQVFSGPFWGHNAIVRLQPFMEHCGLPGLPGEGAIGGKILSHDTIEAALIRKAGYTVWFAYDLEGSYEECPPNLLESLKRDNRWCQGNLQHFWFLFVGGLRISSRIHILLGILSYASSPLWALMLLATSFTVMADTDYFRLASVPEEWAKFQEGLYLPIFYGLQIYTILILFLPRILSFFDGLLFRRKESGIGFFRYTLSFLAEFFQSVILAPAYMVQYSRFLWMTFWNRKIEWGAQNRDAESGIDRMSAARALLPQAFYGTGISVWLFVYYPVLFYWLLPITLGWLLSYFWSIWTASSEQGNIWKKAGLLLVPEETMRNPILTDTEVLEKEYSAFLGDMGEGKGIFLSIADPLLHRFHTSRLRARKKESQARIKYMDGLIDSWKENGPQSLDRKELLRLLWDKRSLIDLHNWFWEADLDGTHPWWKDMFLEYQTNIRTEQISSWFTKG
- a CDS encoding GNAT family N-acetyltransferase, coding for MSEKSKQVYINGIREFNRYYTNVLGLLDKKFLDSDYSITEARLLFEIGNSSGITASDLAKLLNIDKGYLSRILHQFEKKGFIVRSKNSQDTRILNLKLSPKGNRVFKELNIASNKRVGGLIENFSPEEGTELLSSMSSIRRTLERREKKFLVRERKPGDLGFIVYRHAVLYEREYGFNSSFEEYVILGMADYLKSDSGHGKVWVAESEGKIIGAVAIVDSGDRNSQLRWFYTEPSHRNLGIGRKLLDKAIEYGRKRFSKISLWTLSNLPAARNLYKRSGFVLVESKPNRQWKAGLTEERWELIF
- the gltB gene encoding glutamate synthase large subunit yields the protein MLKLDEQLRIQKYLEENGLYEKSFERDNCGVGFVASFKGESSHRIVSKGLKAVASLTHRGAVDADMQTGDGAGIMIRIPKRLFAKYIEEMGHRRPEEDSIGVGMVFLPREDIDKQDVCRSLIESALMQFNFKLYAWRYVPVNPEVLGPKANSSRPQIEQVLIGKPEGMSNDEFETKLFLIQKKVMRDALKLSMSEDFYICSFSSERIVFKGLFNGNQVSQFYEDLKSEEMVSPYCIFHQRYSTNTFPSWALAQPFRILAHNGEINTIVGNRIWMLAREEELACEKWGEFQKEIHPIIRPHLSDSASLDNAMEALVRSGKDVLHAKAMLIPNAWSKNVQMSEALKSFYEYNNTLTEPWDGPAALAFAEGDWVGGSLDRNGLRPARYVTTEDGLVIMGSETGLVHVDEEVITKKGRLGPGDMLAINLKEGKVYFNEDINGLFEKKYDYREWSKENVEYLDQTIDESIVNTVTYSGDELRRRQILFAYSPYKQKAVIKPQALAGKEAIGSMGDDTPLSILMLSRIGLYTYFRQRFAQVTNPPIDYLREKGVTSLYTRLVKKTNLFADEKPQNCLVLSHPYLTNLGLQRIREKDGKQYKILTLDATFEAHHEEGAARNYLERALDQLLADAIKAAESGVNILILSDKKLNKERAPIPMELAVAAVHNHLIRNKKRAATSILVETGSAFEIHNVAVLLGYGASGVNSYLIWDTLHDLWQKGDFDSEDGTRPSFATLSTNYRAGVDDGLLKIMSKMGISIMSSYVGGQVFEAIGLSRTLISKYFPGTYSRISGIGIGGIEQNILRNHDSAFNKEINPEDFVSEKDDQPHRWSPKVVKFIRKAAVDNDYEAFLEASKLMEESDPINIRDLFDFVERSPVPIEEVETVSEIQKRFLTPGMSHGALSIEAHTDLAIAMNRLGSKSSSGEGGENPSRYVVDEKGDLANSSIKQVASGRFGVTSEYLNSAKELEIKIAQGAKPGEGGQLPGKKNNEEISTNRHTPQGIDLISPPPHHDIYSIEDLSQLIYDLKQVNHTAQVSVKLVSEAGVGTIAAGVAKANADVILISGHVGGTGAASLTSIKHAGSPWELGLSETHQVLVMNGLRDRVVLRTDGGIVSGRDVIIAACLGAEEYGIGTASLVALGCIMARKCHLNNCPTGIATQDPKFRAKYKGSPDQVATLMTLLAMEVREYLAKLGFRSMDEIIGRTDLLKQITRYEQDRLDSLDLNPILVRLPLLYDPKKKKDRFVRRESVGEVLDDRILKDAEPALEGKTSMSLSYSVKNTNRTVGAKVSGIIARKYGSKGLPGKLEIILEGTAGQSLGAWLVKGVQITLHGDANDYVGKGLCGGTIVIRKHRRSKLKAYENVIIGNTCLYGATSGKLFSSGRAGERFGVRNSGADAVVGGAGDHFLEYMTSGTIVCLGSVGKNMGAGMTGGKAYFFQKDWELEPLINKEYVKIVDLENEDYDIIKSLINEHTKLTGSELSEELLKNWDDSKKYFVKVTPK